The following coding sequences are from one Capsicum annuum cultivar UCD-10X-F1 chromosome 3, UCD10Xv1.1, whole genome shotgun sequence window:
- the LOC124896675 gene encoding uncharacterized protein LOC124896675, whose product MPKAKAKEVIPQSREANDEKEIEKSNEEVEEVKKPQGEARSTIQVPLLFHQHLHKKEKGDKLRKFKAKLSNLSINIPLLEAIQEILGYAKLMKKLISKKKLVEDDTIEVTHRCSAIMNSKVMQNKDDPGVYTIPCTTGMHEFAKALCNLDRSIKRSVGISFDVLIKVDKFILLVDFMVLDYKMDQEVPIILCHPLLATGKAIVDLKIGEIKFRVQEDEVSFKIYKKKKKQTAELQVAFMLDVKSEKVNEKVLDDPLECWR is encoded by the exons ATGAAGAAGTGGAAGAAGTTAAAAAGCCACAAGGTGAAGCAAGGTCAACAATCCAAGTCCCTCTCCTATTCCATCAACATTTGCATAAAAAAGAGAAGGGTGACAAATTAAGGAAATTTAAGGCAAAGCTAAGCAATTTATCGATAAATATCCCGTTACTCGAGGCAATCCAAGAGATCCTGGGATATGCTAAGTTAAtgaaaaagttgatttccaaaaaGAAACTTGTTGAAGATGACACTATTGAGGTCACTCATaggtgtagtgctatcatgaaTAGTAAGGTTATGCAAAATAAAGATGACCCCGGAGTATACACCATTCCTTGTACAACTGGGATGCATGagtttgcaaaagctctatgtaACCTTG ATCGGTCAATCAAAAGGTCGGTGGGAATTTCGTTTGATGTCCTTATTAAAGTGGACAAGTTTATACTTCTGGTGGACTTCATGGTATTGGATTATAAAATGGACCAAGAGGTACCTATCATCCTTTGTCATCCTTTATTGGCCACTGGAAAAGCCATTGTTGATTTAAAGATAGGGGAAATAAAGTTTAGGGTGCAAGAGGATgaggtctctttcaaaatttataagaaaaaaaaaaagcaaaccgCAGAGCTTCAAGTGGCATTTATGTTAGATGTTAAAAGTGAAAAGGTGAACGAGAAGGTTCTTGATGACCCACTTGAGTGTTGGAGATGA